A section of the Oncorhynchus gorbuscha isolate QuinsamMale2020 ecotype Even-year linkage group LG04, OgorEven_v1.0, whole genome shotgun sequence genome encodes:
- the rhcga gene encoding rh family, C glycoprotein a, producing the protein MGNFIQGCKDYFSQQKNTNIRLTLPVVCFVWQIAMIILFGVFIRYDEESDTHWVETKAHHNITSDIENDFYFRYPSFQDVHVMIFVGFGFLMTFLKRYSFGAVGFNFLVASFGLQWALLMQGWFHSLDPQTGKIFIGVESLINADFCVAGCLIAYGAVLGKVSPVQLLVMTLFGVTLFAVEEYIILNLLHARDAGGSMVIHTFGGYYGLTISWVLYRPNLHQSKRMQGSVYHSDIFAMIGTLFLWMFWPSFNSAITDHGDGQHRAVINTYLCLASTVLTTVAISSLSQKTGKLDMVHIQNSTLAGGVALGTAAEFMISPYGALIVGFFCGIISTMGYIFISPFLEKTLKIQDTCGIHNLHAMPGVIGGIVGAITAAAASESVYGKQGLINTFDFTGDFKDRTVLTQGGYQAAGMCVSIVFGVVGGAIVGSILKLPIWGDPADENCFDDEVYWELPDEEEEHQESIPPILEYNNHMIHKQQDLSESNFSVEHCES; encoded by the exons ATGGGGAATTTCATCCAGGGATGCAAAGACTACTTCTCTCAGCAAAAGAACACCAACATCCGTCTTACACTGCCGGTAGTCTGCTTCGTCTGGCAGATTGCCATGATCATCCTCTTCGGAGTCTTCATCCGCTACGACGAGGAGTCGGACACACACTGGGTAGAGACCAAGGCCCATCACAACATCACCAGCGACATAGAGAATGACTTCTACTTCAGATACCCCA gcttCCAGGATGTTCATGTGATGATCTTTGTGGGTTTCGGGTTCCTCATGACTTTCTTGAAGAGGTACAGCTTCGGCGCGGTCGGCTTCAACTTCCTCGTTGCCTCCTTCGGCCTGCAGTGGGCTCTGCTTATGCAAGGCTGGTTCCACTCTCTAGACCCCCAGACAGGAAAGATCTTCATCGGTGTTGAAAG TCTGATCAATGCTGACTTCTGTGTGGCGGGCTGTCTCATAGCCTACGGGGCAGTGCTGGGGAAAGTCAGCCCGGTCCAGCTGTTGGTTATGACCCTGTTTGGTGTCACTCTGTTCGCTGTGGAAGAGTACATCATTCTGAACTTACTTCAT GCTAGGGATGCCGGTGGCTCCATGGTTATTCACACCTTTGGAGGTTATTATGGTCTGACCATTTCCTGGGTCCTTTACCGACCTAATTTACACCAGAGCAAGCGTATGCAGGGCTCTGTGTACCACTCCGATATCTTCGCCATGATCG gcACACTGTTCCTGTGGATGTTCTGGCCCAGTTTCAACTCGGCCATTACTGACCATGGAGACGGTCAGCACAGGGCAGTCATCAACACCTACCTGTGCCTGGCCTCCACTGTCCTCACCACAGTGGCCATCTCCAGCCTCTCCCAGAAGACTGGCAAGCTTGACATG GTGCATATCCAGAATTCCACCCTGGCAGGGGGTGTTGCCTTGGGGACAGCGGCTGAGTTTATGATCTCTCCCTACGGTGCTCTGATCGTGGGCTTCTTCTGCGGCATCATCTCTACCATGGGCTACATCTTCATTTCT CCCTTCTTGGAGAAGACACTGAAGATTCAGGACACGTGTGGAATACACAACCTGCACGCCATGCCTGGGGTGATTGGCGGGATAGTTGGAGCCATCACTGCTGCAGCTGCCAGCGAGTCAGTCTACGGAAAGCAGGG GTTGATCAACACGTTTGACTTCACTGGAGACTTTAAGGACAGAACCGTGTTAACTCAGGGTGGATACCAGGCCGCTGGAATGTGTGTGTCCATCGTCTTTGGGGTTGTAGGCGGAGCTATAGTCG GTTCCATCCTGAAGTTACCCATCTGGGGAGATCCTGCTGATGAGAACTGTTTCGATGATGAGGTGTACTGGGAG CTccctgatgaagaggaggagcatCAGGAGAGCATCCCTCCCATTCTGGAGTACAACAACCACATGATCCACAAGCAGCAAGACCT ATCTGAGTCCAACTTCTCTGTGGAACACTGTGAAAGCTAA